From the genome of Ziziphus jujuba cultivar Dongzao chromosome 6, ASM3175591v1, one region includes:
- the LOC107434190 gene encoding probable xyloglucan galactosyltransferase GT19, with protein MACKSDFLLLLFISLFSIKFVLCQKISNNLDQLDSNPSDCSNRRIHIRRLPSRFNLDLLSNCSEYPLYGDFCPYLPNHGLGQKTHIRSQSWYRTDPLMLELVFHRRMLEYPCLVSDPDAADAIYLPYYAAIDALRYLYGPDVNSSADHGLELYDFLQEDMPAVWNRFMGHDHFLVMARPSWDFSQPLTNDPPIWGTSFLELPEFFNVTALTVEARAWPWQEQAVPYTTSFHPPNLSLLEAWLQRVRRSKRNTLMLFVGGGGVSATPNIRRSIRDECDNSSSNVTTNNGFGFYGGYSKLCEIEDCSNGICEHDPIRFMRPMLQASFCLQPPGDTPTRRSTFDSILAGCIPVFFEEQSAKRQYGWHLPEDEYEEFSVLIPKEEVVFKGLKILDVLTSISRAKVRRMREKVMDLIPRIMYRKHGSSLGLRAKKDAFDIAVENTLLRIQSKVKEVSVQ; from the coding sequence ATGGCCTGCAAAAGCGATTTCTTACTGTTATTGTTCATTTCCTTGTTTTCAATAAAGTTTGTTCTCTGTCAGAAAATCTCCAACAATCTTGACCAATTGGACTCGAACCCATCAGACTGCAGCAACCGTCGGATCCACATCAGACGGCTACCATCCCGTTTCAACCTTGATCTTCTCTCAAACTGCTCCGAGTACCCTCTTTACGGCGATTTCTGTCCTTACTTGCCCAACCATGGCCTTGGCCAAAAAACCCACATTCGCTCACAGAGCTGGTATCGAACCGACCCTTTAATGCTTGAGCTCGTATTCCATCGCCGAATGCTTGAATACCCATGTCTGGTTTCAGATCCCGATGCAGCGGACGCAATTTACCTCCCCTATTACGCAGCCATTGACGCTCTTCGATACCTCTACGGCCCTGATGTCAATTCCAGCGCCGACCACGGCCTCGAATTGTACGATTTCTTGCAGGAAGACATGCCCGCTGTGTGGAACCGGTTCATGGGTCACGACCACTTCCTTGTAATGGCCCGACCCTCCTGGGATTTCTCTCAGCCCTTGACCAACGACCCGCCGATCTGGGGCACTTCGTTTCTGGAATTGCCAGAGTTCTTCAACGTCACCGCTCTGACGGTCGAGGCGCGAGCTTGGCCTTGGCAAGAACAAGCGGTCCCGTACACGACGTCGTTTCACCCGCCGAATCTCTCGCTCCTGGAGGCTTGGTTGCAGCGTGTTAGGCGGTCCAAGCGCAATACGCTGATGCTTTTTGTTGGTGGTGGAGGTGTCTCTGCAACCCCAAATATACGGCGAAGTATCAGGGATGAGTGTGATAATAGCTCTAGCAATGTCACCACCAATAATGGGTTTGGCTTCTATGGAGGCTATTCGAAATTGTGTGAGATTGAGGATTGCTCTAATGGGATTTGTGAGCACGATCCGATAAGGTTTATGAGGCCAATGTTGCAGGCTAGCTTTTGTTTGCAGCCTCCCGGCGATACTCCGACCCGGAGGTCCACTTTCGATAGCATTCTCGCCGGCTGCATACCGGTTTTTTTCGAAGAGCAATCGGCGAAGAGACAATATGGTTGGCACTTGCCGGAAGATGAATATGAGGAATTCTCAGTGTTAATACCAAAGGAGGAGGTTGTTTTCAAGGGGCTAAAGATTTTGGATGTGTTGACGAGTATTTCTAGAGCTAAGGTTAGGCGAATGAGAGAAAAAGTTATGGATTTGATACCAAGAATCATGTATAGAAAGCATGGAAGTTCATTGGGTTTGAGAGCCAAGAAAGATGCATTTGATATTGCAGTTGAGAACACCCTGCTGAGGATACAATCTAAAGTGAAAGAAGTTTCTGTTCAGTGA